The Polypterus senegalus isolate Bchr_013 chromosome 9, ASM1683550v1, whole genome shotgun sequence genome includes a window with the following:
- the btg4 gene encoding protein BTG4 → MKEEIAATVFFFTRLAKKHDQLGRKDLERFAIQLTALLFEKYKGHWYPESPNRGQAYRCIRMNKQQIRDPLLERACLESRVDYEALGLPREITVWVDPREVCCRYGEKNRPMSVALLEGKDEDREISKRIAIAVEKATSDYYSGTSSDDEGSVGSSSTSSQEVNSIPTVSNPNSVYQFADLAVQSVPSWSHYKRKAYPETYHHQPAVNSCYLPYRTYKPSAAFSGPRVDRYHWVSKKRC, encoded by the exons atgaaagaagaaaTAGCTGCCACTGTCTTTTTCTTCACTCGACTTGCCAAAAAGCATGACCAGCTGGGACGGAAAGACCTGGAGAGATTTGCTATCCAACTAACGGCACTCTTGTTTGAAAAGTACAAGGGTCACTGGTACCCAGAATCCCCCAACAGAGGACAGGCATACAG GTGTATAAGAATGAATAAGCAACAAATTAGAGACCCTTTGTTGGAGCGTGCATGTTTGGAAAGCAGGGTGGACTATGAAGCCCTGGGACTGCCAAGGGAGATCACAGTGTGGGTTGACCCTCGTGAAGTATGCTGTCG TTATGGAGAAAAGAACCGACCCATGAGTGTGGCTCTGCTTGAGGGAAAGGATGAAGACCGTGAAATCTCCAAACGTATTGCTATTGCTGTGGAGAAAGCTACCTCTGATTATTACTCTGGAACATCCTCTGATGACGAGGGCAGTGTCGGTAGCAGTAGTACCAGTAGTCAGGAGGTGAACAGCATCCCAACTGTCAGTAATCCAAATAGTGTTTACCAG TTTGCTGACCTTGCTGTGCAATCCGTACCTTCCTGGAGCCATTATAAACGAAAGGCTTACCCTGAAACATATCATCACCAGCCAGCGGTTAACAGTTGCTACCTTCCATACAGGACTTACAAGCCTTCTGCTGCTTTTTCAGGGCCCCGTGTTGATCGCTATCACTGGGTCAGTAAGAAGCGGTGCTAG